In Chryseobacterium gleum, a single genomic region encodes these proteins:
- a CDS encoding beta-glucosidase has product MRVFSFKLTGIALLLNVVIISAQKPLYKDPAQPVEARVQDLLKRMTSEEKFWQCFMIPGDLDNVPKEQYVHGIFGLQVSAGNQGGGAAGQLLKYNANEDAGKLAKKINAIQKYFVEESRLGIPIIPFDEALHGLVREGATAFPQAIGLAATFNPDLMNKVSAAIAKESKLRGIRQILTPVVNLANDVRWGRTEETYGEDPFLTSVMGVNFVSSFENMGIITTPKHFLANVGEGGRDSYPIHWSKRYLEETHLIPFHNAFTTGKSRSVMTSYNLLDGRPSTANHWLLTEKLKKDWNFKGFVISDASAVGGANVLHFTAKDYDDASAQAINAGLDVIFQTEYKHYKLFIPPFLDGRISKERIDDAVSRVLRAKFELGLFENPYVSSKDIDELKKINHKPLAEKTAAESFVLLQNNNHTLPVPENIKKILVVGTDAVEARLGGYSGPGNKKVSILDGLKNYVKDKDIEIMYSKGIDWNVKDFTTVSDQYLSSENKKGLKGRYFSNTDLKGDPAFERQDEQFNFKWTLYSPNPEKLQPDNYSIRWTGKLEAPDSGKYQLGLRGNDGFRLYLDGKLIIDQWEKLSYSTKTVGLDFVKGKKYDIKIEFHENRGEANLELIWNYGQHDYQKEFKEALHLAQKADYIIVTAGIHEGEFQDRSSLSLPGNQEAFIHEVSKLNKPTVVVLIGGSAIKTTTWKDKVGAILDIWYPGEEGGNAVAKTLFGAESPSGKLPVTFPVEEGQLPLSYNHHPTGRGNDYYDLSGEPLYPFGFGLSYTTFEISDLQLNKSQYSESETIMAKVNVKNIGTKAGSEVVQLYVKDLLATVSRPVIELKGFQKVELQPGESKSVTIEVPVKQLQFLNEKMEWVVEKGTYRIMIGNSSKNLPLKQNIEVL; this is encoded by the coding sequence ATGAGAGTTTTTAGCTTTAAACTCACGGGAATTGCTTTATTGTTGAATGTTGTCATTATTTCCGCTCAGAAACCTCTATATAAAGATCCCGCACAACCTGTTGAAGCCAGGGTTCAGGACTTGTTGAAGAGAATGACTTCTGAAGAAAAGTTCTGGCAGTGTTTTATGATTCCCGGTGATTTGGATAATGTTCCTAAAGAACAATATGTTCACGGGATTTTTGGATTACAGGTAAGCGCCGGAAACCAGGGAGGTGGGGCTGCCGGTCAACTGCTGAAATACAATGCCAATGAAGATGCCGGGAAACTGGCAAAGAAAATCAATGCGATTCAGAAATATTTCGTGGAAGAATCAAGATTAGGAATCCCGATTATTCCTTTTGATGAAGCATTACATGGATTGGTAAGAGAAGGAGCCACCGCTTTTCCTCAGGCAATTGGTCTGGCCGCTACTTTCAATCCGGATTTGATGAACAAAGTTTCAGCAGCTATTGCAAAAGAATCAAAACTAAGGGGGATCCGCCAGATTCTGACACCGGTAGTGAACCTGGCTAATGATGTACGGTGGGGCAGGACAGAGGAAACCTATGGAGAAGATCCTTTTTTAACATCGGTGATGGGAGTAAACTTCGTCAGCTCTTTTGAAAATATGGGAATTATTACCACTCCCAAACACTTTTTAGCCAATGTGGGAGAAGGAGGAAGAGATTCATACCCGATTCATTGGAGTAAAAGATATCTGGAGGAAACCCATTTAATTCCTTTTCATAACGCTTTTACAACAGGGAAAAGCCGCTCTGTCATGACTTCTTATAACCTGCTTGACGGAAGACCTTCAACGGCCAATCACTGGCTTTTGACAGAAAAATTAAAAAAAGACTGGAATTTCAAAGGTTTTGTAATCAGTGATGCAAGTGCAGTGGGAGGCGCTAACGTCCTGCATTTTACAGCAAAAGATTATGATGATGCCTCTGCCCAGGCTATTAATGCGGGACTTGACGTAATCTTTCAGACAGAATATAAACATTACAAGCTTTTTATTCCTCCGTTTCTGGACGGAAGGATCTCAAAAGAAAGAATAGACGATGCCGTTTCAAGAGTGCTGAGAGCCAAGTTTGAACTTGGCTTGTTTGAAAATCCTTACGTATCATCAAAAGATATTGATGAATTAAAAAAAATTAACCACAAACCCTTAGCAGAAAAAACAGCTGCCGAGTCCTTCGTATTGCTTCAGAACAATAACCATACACTTCCTGTTCCTGAAAATATAAAAAAAATTCTTGTGGTGGGAACCGATGCTGTAGAAGCAAGATTAGGTGGATATTCAGGTCCGGGAAATAAAAAAGTAAGTATTCTGGATGGTCTTAAAAATTATGTAAAAGATAAAGATATTGAGATCATGTACTCCAAAGGAATTGACTGGAATGTAAAAGATTTTACCACAGTTTCTGATCAATATTTGTCGTCTGAAAATAAAAAAGGGTTAAAAGGTAGATATTTTTCCAATACTGATTTAAAAGGAGATCCTGCATTTGAAAGACAGGACGAACAGTTCAACTTTAAATGGACTTTATATTCTCCGAATCCAGAAAAGCTTCAGCCGGATAACTACAGCATCCGCTGGACCGGAAAACTGGAGGCTCCGGATTCCGGTAAATATCAATTGGGATTGCGTGGAAATGATGGCTTCAGACTGTATCTGGACGGAAAATTAATCATTGATCAATGGGAAAAGCTGAGCTATTCCACAAAAACAGTTGGATTAGATTTTGTAAAAGGGAAAAAATACGATATTAAAATTGAGTTTCATGAAAACCGCGGTGAAGCTAATCTGGAACTGATCTGGAATTATGGGCAGCATGATTATCAGAAAGAATTTAAAGAAGCTTTACATCTTGCCCAGAAAGCAGATTACATCATTGTTACAGCAGGAATTCATGAAGGAGAATTTCAGGACCGTTCATCTTTGAGCCTACCCGGAAATCAGGAAGCCTTTATTCATGAAGTTTCAAAATTAAATAAGCCAACTGTAGTTGTTTTGATAGGAGGTTCAGCCATAAAAACGACAACATGGAAAGATAAGGTTGGAGCAATTCTGGATATTTGGTATCCTGGAGAAGAAGGTGGGAATGCTGTTGCAAAAACACTTTTCGGGGCTGAAAGTCCATCCGGAAAACTGCCGGTTACTTTCCCGGTGGAAGAGGGACAGCTGCCTTTGTCATACAATCACCATCCAACGGGAAGGGGAAATGATTATTACGATCTGAGCGGTGAACCTTTATATCCTTTTGGGTTCGGATTAAGCTATACCACTTTTGAAATCTCTGATTTGCAGTTGAACAAAAGCCAATATTCGGAAAGTGAAACAATTATGGCTAAAGTGAATGTGAAAAACATAGGAACAAAAGCCGGAAGTGAAGTGGTACAGCTTTATGTCAAAGACCTGTTGGCAACCGTTTCAAGGCCGGTTATTGAGCTCAAAGGATTTCAGAAAGTAGAATTACAGCCGGGAGAATCAAAATCTGTCACCATCGAAGTTCCTGTAAAGCAGCTACAATTTCTGAATGAAAAAATGGAATGGGTAGTAGAAAAAGGAACCTACAGAATTATGATAGGAAATTCATCGAAGAACCTTCCTTTAAAACAGAATATTGAAGTTTTATGA
- a CDS encoding GbsR/MarR family transcriptional regulator, whose amino-acid sequence MQLSEAKEKYIQTWGTFATNWGINRTMAQVHALLLASNRPLSTDEVMEQLEISRGNANMNLRGLIDWGIVKKELIKGDRKEYFVAEKDVWYLFKQITKERRKREIEPVISFLEELKNIEDKDSEEAQEFIKLMNDFSSVTGKINNIMDLAIKSDDHWLVGKITNLLK is encoded by the coding sequence ATGCAGCTTTCAGAAGCCAAAGAAAAATACATCCAAACCTGGGGGACCTTTGCTACCAATTGGGGAATTAACCGTACAATGGCACAGGTGCATGCATTACTTTTGGCCAGCAACAGACCTCTTTCTACTGATGAGGTGATGGAACAGCTGGAAATTTCAAGAGGAAATGCCAATATGAACCTTCGCGGCCTGATCGATTGGGGAATTGTAAAAAAAGAACTGATAAAAGGAGACAGAAAAGAATATTTCGTGGCAGAAAAAGATGTATGGTACCTGTTCAAACAGATTACCAAAGAGCGCAGAAAAAGAGAAATAGAACCTGTAATTTCTTTTTTGGAAGAATTAAAAAATATTGAGGATAAAGATTCGGAAGAAGCTCAGGAATTCATCAAGCTGATGAATGACTTCAGCTCTGTAACCGGAAAAATCAATAATATTATGGACCTGGCCATCAAAAGTGATGACCACTGGCTGGTAGGGAAGATTACCAATCTGTTGAAATAA
- a CDS encoding TIGR01777 family oxidoreductase, giving the protein MKIIIAGGTGFLGKSLEKYFTEKGDHVYILTRNPKRKNEIYWDAQTIGEWKNSLENADVLINLTGKSVDCRYHEKNKKEIYSSRIDSTRILQKAVDQCSEKPKIWLNASSATIYVHSEKHLNTEENGVIGDDFSMNICKSWEKEFFAVQNNEIRKVALRTSIVLGNNGGAFPKLKMITKLGLGGKQGRGNQMVSWIHIEDFCKAVDWIIQHENISGAVNITAPSPLSNEVMMKKLRKGLKAPFGLNAPIWQLEIASIFLKTETELLLKSRNGYPERLMKSGFQFSCPGFDDAIISLLES; this is encoded by the coding sequence ATGAAAATAATCATAGCCGGAGGCACCGGATTTCTTGGTAAAAGCTTAGAAAAATACTTTACAGAAAAAGGAGATCATGTATATATTCTGACCCGTAATCCAAAACGTAAAAATGAAATCTATTGGGATGCCCAAACCATAGGAGAATGGAAAAACAGCCTTGAAAATGCAGATGTTCTGATCAATCTTACAGGAAAGTCTGTGGATTGCCGGTATCATGAGAAAAACAAAAAAGAAATCTACTCCTCAAGAATTGACAGTACAAGAATATTACAGAAAGCAGTGGATCAATGCTCTGAAAAGCCAAAAATATGGTTGAATGCAAGCTCTGCAACCATTTACGTTCATTCCGAAAAGCATCTGAACACAGAAGAAAACGGAGTTATCGGAGATGATTTTTCAATGAACATCTGCAAAAGCTGGGAAAAAGAATTCTTTGCTGTTCAAAATAATGAAATACGGAAAGTAGCTTTGCGAACTTCTATTGTTTTGGGAAATAACGGCGGAGCTTTTCCTAAATTGAAAATGATTACAAAACTCGGATTAGGGGGAAAACAGGGCAGGGGAAACCAGATGGTAAGCTGGATTCACATTGAAGATTTCTGTAAAGCCGTAGACTGGATTATTCAACATGAAAATATTTCAGGAGCTGTTAATATCACTGCGCCGTCACCATTATCGAATGAAGTCATGATGAAAAAACTGAGAAAAGGACTGAAAGCACCTTTCGGACTCAACGCTCCCATCTGGCAGCTGGAAATTGCATCCATATTCCTGAAAACAGAAACCGAACTGCTGTTAAAAAGTAGAAACGGTTACCCGGAAAGGCTCATGAAAAGTGGATTTCAGTTTTCCTGTCCCGGCTTTGATGATGCTATTATTAGTCTTCTGGAATCCTAA
- a CDS encoding alpha-2-macroglobulin family protein — translation MLTLPPKSYLAVKAVPYGKLASYTGSRKFAYPEYKTTNTSYRFDYREALYWNPVVETDKNGKATVEFYNSDANTTFRIITEGIAASGLVGRDETAYAAQSLISIDAKIPQYLTRTDQMIIPVVLKNNSSETRKMTMDVIVPNHVKLMHSDSLITLKSLESGRLFVKIQTDEIVDSNIQFTIRSGDFRETMILPFKVEEKGFPHKFSIINNKTEDIKINIPEYINGSLFSSYYVFENAALQMFDNLEQLKKEPYGCFEQLSSTVYPNIFILDYLKSGRKIDTSTENLVVKNMKKGFQKMLSYKNKDGGFGYFNSEESDVAVSAFALLEFTDLKKYVNPDVKLIQGLSSFILSKKNGNGLFEVRKGYELKKEYSEYFWARNMYVVYALSRSGFKNEIEDSFKVMMKRALGTKDSYQLALLANTAAHLGKQKEYDDLMKILDLQYETKNIKCDITFTGSWWGRSAEAETLSLYIMALQKDESLNQLKIAEAADQLINLNGYYGFGSTQATTLAVQALSDFLSKNEKLYGTERPVIKINQAQTSTMMSLSSAFKPGENMINIHYPAKNGQPYKLEYQYYTLQAPESKDIPVIMETKLKSETSKVGETNRLTVTVKNKINGQLPMTIAKIGIPAGLTLQNALLKDLIDKKQISYYEIFDNYLVLYWEHLDAEETKTINLDLKAEFAGTYTAKSSNVYLYYMPEAKHWNQGITTSIEP, via the coding sequence ATGTTGACATTACCCCCGAAATCCTATCTTGCCGTAAAAGCCGTGCCATACGGAAAGCTTGCTTCATACACCGGATCAAGAAAATTTGCTTATCCTGAGTATAAAACCACCAATACTTCTTATCGTTTTGATTACAGGGAAGCCCTGTACTGGAACCCAGTGGTGGAAACCGATAAGAATGGGAAGGCAACCGTGGAATTCTATAACTCAGATGCCAATACTACTTTTAGAATTATTACAGAAGGGATTGCGGCATCAGGACTTGTAGGAAGGGATGAAACAGCCTATGCGGCGCAGAGCCTTATTTCAATAGATGCCAAAATTCCTCAGTATCTGACAAGAACTGATCAGATGATAATTCCTGTTGTCCTCAAAAATAATTCTTCAGAAACCAGAAAAATGACCATGGACGTCATTGTTCCCAACCATGTCAAACTGATGCATTCTGACAGCTTGATTACTCTGAAATCGTTAGAATCAGGAAGATTATTTGTCAAAATACAGACTGATGAAATAGTGGATTCCAATATTCAGTTTACCATCAGATCCGGAGATTTCAGGGAAACGATGATCTTACCTTTTAAAGTAGAAGAAAAAGGATTTCCACATAAATTTTCCATTATCAATAATAAAACGGAAGATATAAAAATCAATATTCCGGAATATATCAACGGAAGTCTGTTTTCCTCATATTATGTATTTGAAAATGCTGCTTTACAGATGTTTGACAATCTGGAACAACTGAAGAAGGAACCTTACGGATGCTTTGAACAGCTTTCCTCAACGGTGTATCCTAATATTTTTATCCTGGATTATTTAAAGTCGGGTAGAAAGATCGATACATCTACGGAAAATCTGGTGGTTAAAAATATGAAAAAAGGCTTCCAGAAAATGCTGAGCTATAAAAATAAAGACGGTGGTTTCGGATATTTCAACAGTGAAGAATCAGATGTGGCAGTTTCAGCATTTGCCTTATTGGAATTTACTGATTTAAAGAAATATGTCAATCCCGATGTTAAGCTTATTCAAGGGCTTTCTTCATTTATTTTATCTAAAAAAAATGGAAACGGATTATTTGAGGTAAGAAAAGGCTATGAGTTAAAAAAGGAATATTCTGAGTATTTCTGGGCTAGAAATATGTATGTTGTATATGCTTTATCCAGATCGGGCTTTAAAAATGAAATTGAAGATTCTTTTAAAGTAATGATGAAAAGAGCTCTCGGCACAAAAGATTCCTATCAGCTGGCTTTGCTGGCCAATACCGCTGCTCATCTCGGAAAACAGAAAGAATACGATGATCTGATGAAAATTCTGGACCTGCAGTATGAAACAAAAAATATAAAATGTGACATTACCTTCACAGGTTCATGGTGGGGAAGATCTGCCGAAGCGGAAACGCTTTCCTTATACATTATGGCGCTTCAGAAAGATGAAAGCCTTAATCAGTTGAAAATTGCAGAAGCAGCAGATCAGCTTATTAATCTCAATGGATATTACGGGTTTGGCTCTACTCAGGCAACAACATTAGCCGTGCAGGCGTTGTCAGATTTTTTGTCTAAAAATGAGAAATTATATGGAACAGAAAGGCCGGTAATAAAGATTAATCAGGCACAAACTTCAACGATGATGAGCCTTTCTTCAGCATTTAAGCCCGGAGAAAATATGATCAACATTCATTATCCTGCTAAAAATGGACAGCCTTATAAACTCGAATATCAATATTATACCCTTCAGGCCCCGGAAAGCAAAGATATTCCTGTTATTATGGAAACAAAACTGAAATCAGAAACATCAAAAGTAGGTGAGACCAACAGACTGACTGTCACCGTTAAGAATAAAATAAATGGCCAGCTGCCAATGACCATTGCAAAGATCGGTATTCCTGCAGGACTGACATTGCAAAATGCTTTACTGAAAGACCTGATTGATAAAAAACAGATTTCCTATTATGAAATCTTTGATAATTATCTGGTGCTTTACTGGGAACACCTTGATGCGGAAGAAACAAAAACCATCAATCTTGATCTCAAAGCAGAGTTTGCAGGAACATATACTGCAAAATCAAGTAATGTATATCTGTATTATATGCCGGAAGCAAAACATTGGAATCAGGGAATTACTACAAGTATTGAACCTTGA
- a CDS encoding alpha-L-fucosidase — protein MLVIPKIKSFFLSSFLISSIVFSQAHNVSEGYQKPTDPLVVQNLDQWQDMKFGLFMHWGTYSQWGIVESWSLCPEDESWTQRKPEHGKSYYEYVKNYENLQTTFNPVQFNPQKWADAVKKAGMKYVVFTTKHHDGFAMFDTQQSDYKITSPKSPFSKNPKSDVTKEIFNTFRKEGFKIGAYFSKPDWHSDDYWWSYFPPKDRNVNYDPKKYPERWENFKKFTFNQLNEITSNYGKVDILWLDGGWVRPFNTIDPKVEWQRTIKVEQDIDMDKIGTMARRNQPGIIIVDRTVPGKWENYVTPEQAVPEHALSIPWESCITMGDSFSYVPNDNYKTSQKIIETLVKIISRGGNYLMNIAPGPNGDYDAIVYERLQQISGWMDKNGSAVFATRSIAPYHEGNYYYTQSKDHHTVNVFHLDEKSEYQAPALLTFTVPENFKPKSLKVLGISSKIQWKKTGANTIEIKLPEERKNLKYATVIQIAQ, from the coding sequence ATGTTGGTTATCCCCAAAATAAAATCCTTTTTTCTTTCATCCTTTTTAATAAGTTCAATAGTATTTTCACAAGCCCATAATGTATCCGAAGGATATCAGAAACCCACAGATCCGCTGGTTGTCCAGAATCTGGACCAATGGCAGGATATGAAATTCGGGCTGTTTATGCATTGGGGAACCTACAGCCAGTGGGGAATTGTTGAAAGCTGGAGCTTATGTCCTGAAGACGAGTCATGGACTCAAAGAAAACCTGAACACGGAAAATCTTACTACGAATATGTAAAAAATTATGAAAATCTTCAGACGACTTTCAATCCTGTTCAGTTTAATCCTCAGAAATGGGCTGATGCTGTAAAAAAAGCAGGAATGAAGTATGTAGTTTTTACTACCAAGCATCACGACGGATTTGCCATGTTTGATACCCAACAGTCAGATTATAAAATTACCTCTCCTAAATCCCCGTTTTCAAAAAATCCAAAATCGGATGTGACGAAAGAAATCTTCAATACTTTCCGGAAAGAAGGATTTAAAATAGGAGCCTATTTCTCAAAACCTGACTGGCATTCTGATGATTACTGGTGGTCTTACTTTCCGCCGAAAGACAGAAATGTCAATTACGATCCGAAGAAATACCCGGAAAGATGGGAGAACTTTAAAAAATTTACTTTCAATCAGTTAAATGAAATTACTTCCAATTACGGAAAAGTTGATATTCTTTGGCTTGATGGAGGCTGGGTGCGCCCTTTCAACACCATAGATCCGAAAGTAGAATGGCAGCGTACCATCAAAGTAGAGCAGGACATTGATATGGACAAAATAGGAACCATGGCAAGAAGAAATCAGCCTGGAATTATCATTGTTGACCGTACCGTTCCCGGCAAATGGGAAAACTATGTGACTCCCGAGCAGGCAGTTCCGGAACACGCACTTTCTATTCCATGGGAAAGCTGTATCACTATGGGAGATTCCTTTTCCTACGTTCCCAATGATAACTATAAAACTTCTCAAAAAATCATTGAAACTCTGGTGAAGATCATTTCAAGAGGAGGAAATTACCTTATGAATATTGCTCCCGGACCTAACGGAGATTATGATGCTATCGTTTATGAAAGATTACAGCAGATTTCCGGCTGGATGGATAAAAATGGATCAGCTGTTTTTGCCACCAGAAGCATCGCACCTTATCACGAAGGAAATTACTATTATACCCAAAGCAAGGACCATCATACCGTTAATGTCTTTCATCTTGATGAAAAATCAGAATATCAGGCTCCAGCTTTGCTTACTTTTACTGTTCCGGAAAATTTTAAGCCCAAATCCTTGAAAGTCTTGGGTATTTCATCAAAAATTCAGTGGAAAAAAACAGGAGCAAATACCATTGAAATCAAATTGCCTGAAGAAAGGAAAAACCTGAAATATGCAACGGTAATTCAAATTGCACAATAA
- a CDS encoding TonB-dependent receptor plug domain-containing protein yields the protein MVEDENKKPVKADVFLLNTDNRKILKQTVAENGKFYFSDLNADDSYKIIAKSFQPRHQVKIHILSYNLDINPLIKQNLSHIDVEEIVQEAERKEEIKTENRNNIQTLNKPGRSRSDTIQNKRIEEVIVLGYNMRKDKSAMASSTISSSMEIQNASVTSLLNGKVAGIVIIGTGQAGAGEQINIRGNSSITNKSPLFILDGVPVENFNTTINPNDISSVTVLKDAAATAIYGSRAANGVVIVNSGKNNSSKINVDITPEILSCRKSRAIRKACFIHRIKKICLS from the coding sequence GTGGTAGAAGATGAAAACAAAAAACCGGTAAAAGCTGATGTTTTTCTTTTGAATACAGACAACAGAAAAATTCTCAAACAGACTGTTGCAGAAAACGGGAAGTTCTATTTTTCAGATTTAAATGCGGATGATTCCTATAAAATCATTGCCAAATCTTTTCAGCCCAGGCATCAGGTTAAAATCCATATTTTATCTTATAATCTGGATATTAATCCTTTAATAAAACAGAATCTGTCTCATATAGATGTGGAAGAAATCGTACAGGAAGCTGAAAGAAAAGAGGAAATAAAGACAGAAAACAGGAATAATATCCAAACGCTGAATAAGCCAGGGCGTTCAAGATCTGATACGATTCAGAATAAAAGAATTGAAGAAGTTATAGTATTGGGCTACAATATGAGAAAGGATAAATCAGCCATGGCTTCTTCAACAATTTCTTCTTCTATGGAAATTCAGAATGCCAGTGTAACTTCTCTGTTGAATGGGAAAGTCGCAGGAATAGTAATTATAGGGACGGGCCAGGCAGGAGCCGGTGAGCAGATCAATATCAGAGGAAATTCTTCTATTACTAATAAAAGCCCCTTATTTATTTTAGACGGTGTTCCGGTAGAAAATTTCAATACTACTATTAATCCAAATGATATCAGCAGTGTTACTGTTCTCAAAGATGCTGCCGCTACAGCTATTTATGGAAGCCGTGCTGCCAATGGGGTAGTCATTGTAAATTCAGGTAAAAATAACAGCTCAAAAATCAATGTTGACATTACCCCCGAAATCCTATCTTGCCGTAAAAGCCGTGCCATACGGAAAGCTTGCTTCATACACCGGATCAAGAAAATTTGCTTATCCTGA
- a CDS encoding YqjF family protein: MNFLKAEWRKLAIINYEINPEILLPYLPKGTELDFYKGKCYVSLVGFMFLNTKLLELPVPFHRNFGEVNLRFYVKKKEKGAWKRGVVFIKEIVPRPALSFVANTIYKENYHTMPMKNLIHQKEDELLIRYSWKDKNWHSIQIIAENTPRPMEANSEFEFITEHYFGFTKKGNTTSEYEVCHPKWDCYTIKDHQLDIDFQKNYGNNFECLNHQDPISVMLAEGSEVQVKTKKYIS; this comes from the coding sequence ATGAACTTTTTAAAAGCAGAATGGCGAAAACTGGCCATCATCAATTATGAGATCAATCCTGAAATTTTGCTCCCATACCTTCCAAAAGGGACAGAGTTAGATTTTTATAAAGGCAAATGTTATGTAAGTCTTGTAGGATTTATGTTTTTAAATACTAAACTATTGGAGCTGCCAGTTCCTTTTCACCGGAATTTTGGAGAGGTAAATTTAAGATTTTATGTAAAGAAAAAAGAAAAAGGAGCCTGGAAAAGGGGTGTTGTATTTATTAAAGAAATTGTTCCCAGACCGGCATTAAGCTTTGTCGCTAATACCATTTACAAAGAAAATTATCATACCATGCCGATGAAAAACCTGATTCATCAAAAAGAAGATGAGCTGCTGATCCGGTATTCATGGAAAGATAAAAACTGGCATTCCATTCAGATTATTGCAGAAAATACACCGAGACCTATGGAAGCAAACTCAGAATTTGAATTTATCACAGAGCATTATTTTGGCTTTACAAAAAAGGGAAATACCACTTCCGAATATGAAGTATGCCATCCGAAATGGGACTGCTATACTATAAAAGACCATCAGTTGGACATTGATTTTCAAAAAAATTATGGAAATAATTTTGAATGTCTGAATCATCAGGACCCTATTTCTGTCATGTTAGCAGAAGGATCAGAAGTTCAGGTTAAAACCAAAAAATATATCAGCTAA
- a CDS encoding SRPBCC family protein translates to MSTIYLNTVINADIHYVFDLARNIDLHQQSTSKSHEKAIAGRTSGLIEENETVTWRAKHLGIYQNLTTKIVSMEKPFQFIDVMQKGAFKSMRHRHIFKSVNGKTLMTDIFEFESPLGIIGKLFNAIFLRGYLKKFLIQRNEMIKTIAESSLRDGIAVF, encoded by the coding sequence ATGTCAACCATCTATTTAAACACCGTAATCAACGCAGATATTCATTATGTCTTTGATCTGGCGAGAAATATAGATTTGCACCAGCAATCAACCTCAAAATCCCATGAGAAAGCAATTGCAGGCCGTACTTCAGGTTTGATTGAAGAAAATGAAACTGTTACCTGGAGGGCAAAACATCTGGGCATTTATCAAAATCTCACTACAAAAATTGTCAGCATGGAAAAACCGTTTCAGTTCATTGATGTCATGCAGAAAGGTGCTTTCAAATCTATGCGCCACAGGCATATTTTTAAATCTGTAAACGGAAAAACACTCATGACAGATATTTTTGAATTTGAATCTCCTTTAGGTATCATTGGAAAATTATTCAATGCTATTTTTCTCAGAGGCTATCTCAAAAAATTTCTGATTCAAAGAAATGAAATGATCAAAACGATTGCAGAATCTTCCCTTCGGGACGGAATTGCAGTTTTTTAA